One part of the Chloroflexota bacterium genome encodes these proteins:
- a CDS encoding BrnT family toxin, translating to MPWEWDEAKNAANLSKHGIDFETAVHVFFDGFLRIREDWHGGEQRWHSFGMIGNAYIVVIHTGRIDEVEAGAIGRLISARRMTSREKRWYEQTRT from the coding sequence GTGCCCTGGGAATGGGACGAAGCCAAGAACGCCGCGAACCTGAGCAAGCACGGCATCGACTTTGAGACGGCTGTGCATGTGTTCTTCGATGGATTCCTCCGCATTCGGGAGGACTGGCATGGGGGTGAGCAGCGGTGGCACAGTTTTGGAATGATAGGCAATGCGTACATCGTGGTTATTCATACCGGACGAATCGACGAGGTTGAAGCTGGAGCAATTGGCAGGCTTATTTCCGCAAGGCGTATGACATCCCGCGAAAAGCGATGGTATGAA